The following coding sequences are from one Pseudonocardia sp. EC080619-01 window:
- a CDS encoding NRAMP family divalent metal transporter, producing MSEDTERTTGTSGRTTRSALLGAMFLMATSAIGPGFITQTTQFTAQLGAAFAFAILVSILVDIAIQMNVWRIVGVSGMRAHELANRVAPGAGWVLTALVVVGGLVFNIANVAGAGLGLNALFGLDAAVGGAISAVLAIAIFTIRRAGAALDRIVVVLGVLMIGLTAYVAVVSDPPVGDALRQTVLPDEVSWLVVTTLIGGTVGGYITYAGAHRMLDSGLSGPEHAGRVARSSVQGIVVTAVMRVLLFLAILGVVSGGVDLAGAENPTAAAFGAAAGEIGVRLFGLILWAAAITSVIGAAYTSVSFLTTKSTPQRTTNLLTIGFIVLSTAVFLLAGAAPVTLLIFAGAFNGLILPIGFTVLLWVAWRRRDLLGGYRYPRWLLGIGVAGWLVTLFIGYQFVAQNLGQL from the coding sequence ATGAGCGAGGACACGGAACGCACGACGGGGACGTCCGGCAGGACGACCCGGAGCGCGCTGCTCGGGGCGATGTTCCTGATGGCCACCAGCGCCATCGGGCCCGGCTTCATCACCCAGACCACCCAGTTCACCGCCCAGCTCGGTGCCGCGTTCGCGTTCGCGATCCTGGTGTCGATCCTGGTCGACATCGCGATCCAGATGAACGTCTGGCGGATCGTCGGCGTCTCCGGGATGCGCGCCCACGAGCTCGCGAACCGGGTCGCACCCGGCGCGGGCTGGGTGCTGACCGCGCTGGTCGTCGTCGGCGGGTTGGTGTTCAACATCGCCAACGTCGCCGGCGCAGGGCTCGGCCTGAACGCCCTGTTCGGGCTGGACGCCGCGGTCGGCGGCGCGATCTCCGCCGTCCTCGCGATCGCGATCTTCACGATCCGCCGGGCCGGCGCGGCGCTGGACCGGATCGTCGTCGTCCTCGGTGTGCTGATGATCGGGCTGACCGCCTACGTCGCCGTCGTGTCGGACCCACCGGTCGGCGACGCGCTGCGCCAGACCGTCCTTCCCGACGAGGTCAGCTGGCTGGTCGTCACCACCCTCATCGGCGGCACCGTCGGCGGCTACATCACCTACGCCGGCGCGCACCGGATGCTCGACTCCGGGCTGTCCGGCCCGGAGCACGCCGGCCGGGTCGCCCGCAGCTCGGTGCAGGGGATCGTCGTCACCGCCGTCATGCGGGTGCTGCTGTTCCTCGCGATCCTCGGCGTCGTCTCGGGCGGGGTGGACCTCGCCGGCGCGGAGAACCCGACCGCCGCCGCGTTCGGGGCCGCCGCCGGTGAGATCGGCGTGCGGCTGTTCGGCCTGATCCTCTGGGCCGCGGCGATCACCTCGGTGATCGGCGCCGCGTACACCTCGGTCTCCTTCCTGACCACGAAGTCGACGCCGCAGCGCACGACGAACCTGCTGACCATCGGGTTCATCGTGCTGAGCACGGCGGTGTTCCTGCTCGCCGGTGCCGCGCCGGTCACCCTGCTGATCTTCGCGGGTGCCTTCAACGGGCTGATCCTGCCGATCGGGTTCACCGTCCTGCTGTGGGTGGCGTGGCGGCGGCGCGACCTGCTCGGTGGCTACCGGTACCCGCGGTGGCTGCTGGGGATCGGCGTCGCCGGCTGGCTCGTGACACTGTTCATCGGGTACCAGTTCGTCGCGCAGAACCTGGGGCAGCTGTGA
- a CDS encoding GntR family transcriptional regulator gives MTAPNLSVQDALASLAASSSVVVPASERVADRIRIEVAEARLRVGARLPEQALGEALQVSRNTLREALSQLIAERVLVRIPNRGVFVARPEIDDVRDVYAARLVIEPGAVRFGAHAGDPAALTAVRVAYRGGRAAADAGDWAGVADANQHFHREIVALAGSPRLEREMGRLLAEMRLIFQRMPGVREFHEPYLARNGEIAELLLAGETERAADELARYLATARDQLLDAYALLPGGAAVPH, from the coding sequence GTGACCGCCCCGAACCTGTCCGTCCAGGACGCGCTGGCCTCGCTCGCCGCGTCCAGCTCGGTCGTCGTCCCGGCCTCCGAGCGGGTCGCCGACCGGATCCGGATCGAGGTCGCCGAGGCCCGCCTGCGGGTCGGGGCCCGGCTGCCCGAGCAGGCGCTCGGCGAGGCGCTGCAGGTCTCCCGGAACACGCTGCGGGAGGCACTGTCCCAGCTCATCGCCGAGCGCGTGCTGGTCCGCATCCCGAACCGGGGCGTGTTCGTCGCCCGTCCCGAGATCGACGACGTCCGGGACGTCTACGCGGCCCGCCTGGTGATCGAGCCGGGCGCGGTCCGGTTCGGTGCGCACGCCGGTGACCCGGCCGCCCTGACCGCCGTCCGGGTGGCCTACCGGGGCGGGCGCGCCGCCGCGGACGCCGGCGACTGGGCCGGCGTGGCCGACGCCAACCAGCACTTCCATCGCGAGATCGTCGCACTGGCGGGGAGCCCGCGCCTGGAACGCGAGATGGGGCGCCTGCTGGCCGAGATGCGGCTGATCTTCCAGCGGATGCCGGGGGTGCGGGAGTTCCACGAGCCCTACCTGGCCCGCAACGGCGAGATCGCCGAGCTGCTCCTCGCGGGGGAGACCGAGCGGGCCGCCGACGAGCTGGCCCGGTACCTCGCGACCGCCCGGGACCAGCTGCTCGACGCCTACGCGCTGCTGCCGGGCGGGGCCGCCGTCCCGCACTGA
- the ppc gene encoding phosphoenolpyruvate carboxylase, with protein MTRTVNGADPTENSENSGTAELAPDSLSAHSGVVSESEHQALRADIRRLSTLLGQTLSDEAGPEVLELVERVRHAARDSARGEAGPDVVAALLDGIDTGTAVLLARAFSQYFQLTNVAEQLHRSRELRALRPADARPLRTVLRRLASEADPDEVAEVLARTQLRPVFTAHPTESTRQSVLGILRRVVDALERGAPDPELAALVDLLWQTDDIRPGKPMVIDEARNIAWFAARLGERTVPDLLDEFAHEAAEAGLEIPDDTRPLVLGSWVGGDRDGNPNVTPAVTREVLELNADRALRIHAKLVEQLVFELSVSTRVMGVSEELRGSLTRDRRALPDVHDRFIRLNAHEPYRLKLSYVAARLENTRRRIAARGPHEPGVDYLGSAGYLDDLLVVDRSLRGHHGARIAGGTLARAIRSARALGLHLVELDVREHSQKHHDALGAIYDELGELEKPYAELTRDERRELLSAELRRKRPLVRRHYGVPEATAPVLDTFDTVHALQHEFGPDVVRTYIVSMARDVDDLLAVAVLARESYMVEIGGENPRSSIDLVPLFETVDELSKAGELLEGLLADPGYRQQVRNRGDLQEIMLGYSDSNKGAGITASQWQIHRAQRQLRDVAAEHGVRLRLFHGRGGSVGRGGGPAGEAIASAPFGSVDATMKLTEQGEVISDKYSLPSLAHDNLEILLASMLDATLLHQASRWPADVLARWDEVMECVSTAATETYLRLVGDDGLPVFFTAATPVEELGRLNVGSRPSKRPGQGTPTLDDLRAIPWVFGWTQTRMVVPGWYGLGSGLRAAREAGYAEDLAEMRQWAFFRNLIGNVEMTLAKTDLRIASNYVATLVEPEQQGLFSQIRAEHELTCRELLAVTGESQLLARHPVLRNTLSVRNAYLEPLHHLQVELLAQRRAAGDEPDPDLERALLLTINGIAAGMKNTG; from the coding sequence GTGACCCGGACCGTGAACGGTGCCGACCCCACCGAGAACTCCGAGAACTCCGGGACCGCCGAGCTCGCCCCGGACTCGCTGTCCGCGCACTCCGGCGTCGTGAGCGAGTCCGAGCACCAGGCGCTGCGCGCGGACATCCGGCGGCTCTCCACGCTGCTCGGGCAGACGCTGTCCGACGAGGCCGGCCCGGAGGTCCTGGAGCTGGTCGAGCGGGTGCGCCACGCGGCCCGCGACTCCGCCCGCGGGGAGGCGGGACCGGACGTCGTCGCCGCCCTGCTCGACGGCATCGACACCGGGACCGCGGTGCTGCTGGCCCGGGCGTTCTCCCAGTACTTCCAGCTGACCAACGTCGCCGAGCAGCTGCACCGCTCCCGCGAGCTGCGTGCGCTGCGCCCCGCCGACGCCCGCCCACTGCGCACCGTGCTGCGCAGGCTCGCGTCCGAGGCGGACCCGGACGAGGTCGCCGAGGTCCTCGCCCGCACCCAGCTGCGCCCGGTCTTCACCGCCCACCCCACCGAGTCCACCCGGCAGTCCGTGCTGGGGATCCTGCGCCGGGTCGTGGACGCCCTCGAACGCGGGGCCCCCGATCCCGAGCTCGCCGCGCTGGTGGACCTGCTGTGGCAGACCGACGACATCCGCCCGGGCAAGCCGATGGTGATCGACGAGGCCCGCAACATCGCCTGGTTCGCCGCCCGGCTCGGCGAGCGCACGGTCCCCGACCTGCTGGACGAGTTCGCCCACGAGGCCGCCGAGGCGGGCCTGGAGATCCCCGACGACACCCGGCCGCTCGTGCTGGGCTCCTGGGTCGGCGGCGACCGCGACGGCAACCCGAACGTCACCCCCGCCGTGACGCGCGAGGTGCTCGAGCTGAACGCCGACCGGGCGCTGCGCATCCACGCGAAGCTCGTCGAGCAGCTGGTCTTCGAGCTGTCGGTGTCCACCCGGGTCATGGGCGTCTCCGAGGAGCTGCGCGGCTCGCTCACCCGTGACCGGCGCGCCCTGCCGGACGTCCACGACCGGTTCATCCGCCTCAACGCGCACGAGCCGTACCGCCTGAAGCTGTCCTACGTGGCGGCCCGGCTGGAGAACACCCGCCGCCGGATCGCCGCCCGCGGCCCGCACGAGCCGGGCGTCGACTACCTGGGCAGCGCCGGCTACCTGGACGACCTGCTCGTCGTCGACCGGTCGCTGCGCGGCCACCACGGCGCACGGATCGCCGGCGGCACCCTGGCCCGGGCGATCCGCTCGGCCCGGGCGCTCGGCCTGCACCTGGTCGAGCTGGACGTGCGGGAGCACTCGCAGAAGCACCACGACGCCCTCGGCGCGATCTACGACGAGCTCGGCGAGCTGGAGAAGCCCTACGCCGAGCTGACCCGCGACGAGCGCCGCGAACTGCTGTCGGCGGAGCTGCGCCGCAAGCGTCCGCTGGTCCGGCGGCACTACGGCGTCCCCGAGGCGACCGCCCCGGTGCTCGACACCTTCGACACCGTGCACGCGCTGCAGCACGAGTTCGGGCCGGACGTCGTGCGGACCTACATCGTGTCGATGGCCCGCGACGTCGACGACCTGCTCGCCGTCGCCGTCCTGGCCCGCGAGTCGTACATGGTGGAGATCGGGGGCGAGAACCCCCGGTCGTCGATCGACCTGGTCCCGCTGTTCGAGACGGTCGACGAGCTGTCGAAGGCGGGCGAGCTGCTGGAGGGCCTGCTCGCCGACCCCGGCTACCGGCAGCAGGTCCGCAACCGCGGTGACCTGCAGGAGATCATGCTCGGCTACTCCGACTCCAACAAGGGAGCCGGGATCACCGCGTCGCAGTGGCAGATCCACCGGGCCCAGCGCCAGCTGCGCGACGTCGCCGCGGAGCACGGCGTCCGGCTGCGGCTGTTCCACGGCCGCGGCGGCTCGGTCGGCCGCGGTGGCGGGCCCGCCGGGGAGGCGATCGCGTCGGCGCCGTTCGGGTCGGTGGACGCGACGATGAAGCTCACCGAGCAGGGCGAGGTCATCTCCGACAAGTACTCGCTGCCGAGCCTGGCGCACGACAACCTGGAGATCCTGCTCGCGTCCATGCTGGACGCGACGCTGCTGCACCAGGCGTCGCGCTGGCCCGCCGACGTCCTGGCGCGGTGGGACGAGGTGATGGAGTGCGTGTCCACCGCCGCCACCGAGACCTACCTGCGGCTGGTCGGCGACGACGGCCTCCCGGTCTTCTTCACCGCCGCCACCCCGGTGGAGGAGCTGGGCAGGCTCAACGTCGGGTCGCGGCCGTCGAAGCGGCCCGGGCAGGGCACCCCCACCCTGGACGACCTGCGCGCGATCCCGTGGGTGTTCGGCTGGACGCAGACCCGGATGGTCGTGCCGGGCTGGTACGGGCTGGGCTCCGGCCTGCGCGCCGCGCGGGAGGCCGGCTACGCCGAGGACCTCGCCGAGATGCGGCAGTGGGCGTTCTTCCGGAACCTGATCGGCAACGTCGAGATGACACTGGCGAAGACCGACCTGCGGATCGCGTCCAACTACGTCGCGACCCTCGTCGAGCCGGAGCAGCAGGGCCTGTTCTCCCAGATCCGCGCCGAGCACGAGCTGACCTGCCGGGAGCTCCTCGCGGTGACGGGCGAGTCGCAGCTGCTGGCCCGGCACCCGGTGCTGCGCAACACGCTGTCGGTGCGCAACGCCTACCTGGAGCCGCTGCACCACCTGCAGGTGGAGCTGCTGGCACAGCGCCGGGCCGCGGGCGACGAACCGGACCCGGACCTGGAGCGCGCCCTGCTGCTGACGATCAACGGCATCGCGGCCGGGATGAAGAACACCGGGTGA
- a CDS encoding beta-galactosidase codes for MARWLRRTPGVTRPRTEFGADYNPEQWPRETWGSDIALMREAGVTVATVGVFSWARLQPAPDRWDFGWLDEVLDLLGDGGIAVDLATATASPPPWLHHRHPEILPVDADGRTVWPGGRQHYRPTSPVFRRYALDLVRRMADRYGGHPALAAWHVSNELGCHNVHDHSSDAETAFRSWLRERYGDLDALNHAWGTSFWSQHYGDWAEIRTPRTVGPGTFPNPTQLLDFARFSSDALRDHLRAEVAVLREVTPDVPVTTNFMVMGETSGMDYASWVPEIDIVSNDHYVVPGPDARDELSFSSNLTGNLAGGEPWWQMEHSTSAVNWQPVNRAKRPGELARDSLTHLAHGADAICYFQWRQSTAGAEKFHSAMVPHAGPDSAVFRDVTALGATLAELAPVAGAHRVPARAAILWDQPSWWAAEQPFTPTTELRYKAEALGWYRAFLDAGVRADVVPAGAGLAGYELVVAPVLHVVGPDRAAELAAFVDGGGHLVTTYFSGTVDESAHAVPGGYPGALRDLLGVRVEEFAPLDPGATVLLDDGGTGDLWSEPVQVVDPSVEVLARYTGAGTDPGAPDLAGLPAVTRRPAGRGSASYVSTRLADRAPLLGRLLRRAGIVPELPGELCGRVELVRREGFRFLVNRGDTPVDLTPLGEAETLAGLPPTVLPPRGATVLRD; via the coding sequence ATGGCCCGCTGGCTGCGCCGCACACCCGGCGTCACCCGTCCCCGGACCGAGTTCGGGGCCGACTACAACCCCGAGCAGTGGCCGCGGGAGACCTGGGGGTCCGACATCGCCCTCATGCGCGAGGCCGGGGTGACGGTCGCGACCGTCGGCGTCTTCTCCTGGGCCCGGTTGCAGCCCGCGCCGGACCGGTGGGACTTCGGCTGGCTCGACGAGGTGCTCGACCTGCTGGGCGACGGCGGGATCGCGGTCGACCTGGCGACCGCAACGGCGTCCCCGCCGCCGTGGCTGCACCACCGGCACCCCGAGATCCTCCCGGTCGACGCCGACGGCCGGACCGTGTGGCCGGGCGGACGCCAGCACTACCGGCCCACGTCGCCGGTGTTCCGCCGGTACGCCCTCGACCTGGTCCGGCGGATGGCCGACCGCTACGGCGGACACCCGGCGCTGGCCGCGTGGCACGTGTCCAACGAGCTGGGCTGCCACAACGTCCACGACCACTCGTCCGACGCCGAGACCGCCTTCCGGTCCTGGCTGCGCGAGCGCTACGGCGACCTGGACGCGCTCAACCACGCCTGGGGCACCTCGTTCTGGTCCCAGCACTACGGCGACTGGGCCGAGATCCGCACCCCGCGCACCGTCGGGCCCGGGACGTTCCCGAACCCCACCCAGCTCCTCGACTTCGCCCGCTTCTCCTCCGACGCGCTGCGCGACCACCTGCGGGCCGAGGTGGCGGTGCTGCGGGAGGTGACCCCGGACGTCCCCGTCACCACGAACTTCATGGTGATGGGCGAGACCAGCGGGATGGACTACGCGAGCTGGGTCCCGGAGATCGACATCGTGTCCAACGACCACTACGTCGTCCCGGGGCCGGACGCCCGCGACGAGCTGTCGTTCTCGTCGAACCTCACCGGCAACCTGGCCGGCGGGGAGCCGTGGTGGCAGATGGAGCACTCGACGTCGGCGGTGAACTGGCAGCCGGTGAACCGGGCCAAGCGGCCCGGCGAGCTCGCCCGGGACTCCCTCACCCACCTCGCGCACGGGGCCGACGCGATCTGCTACTTCCAGTGGCGCCAGTCCACGGCGGGTGCCGAGAAGTTCCACTCGGCGATGGTCCCGCACGCCGGGCCGGACTCCGCGGTGTTCCGCGACGTCACGGCCCTGGGCGCGACCCTCGCGGAGCTCGCCCCGGTCGCCGGGGCCCACCGGGTGCCCGCCCGGGCGGCGATCCTGTGGGACCAGCCGTCGTGGTGGGCCGCCGAGCAGCCCTTCACCCCGACGACGGAGCTGCGCTACAAGGCCGAGGCGCTCGGCTGGTACCGGGCGTTCCTCGACGCCGGGGTGCGCGCCGACGTCGTCCCCGCCGGGGCCGGGCTCGCCGGGTACGAGCTCGTCGTCGCGCCGGTGCTGCACGTCGTCGGGCCGGACCGGGCGGCCGAGCTCGCCGCGTTCGTCGACGGCGGCGGGCACCTGGTCACCACCTACTTCTCCGGCACCGTCGACGAGTCGGCGCACGCCGTGCCGGGCGGGTACCCCGGTGCGCTGCGCGACCTGCTGGGCGTCCGGGTCGAGGAGTTCGCCCCGCTCGACCCGGGCGCCACGGTCCTGCTCGACGACGGCGGCACCGGCGACCTGTGGAGCGAGCCGGTGCAGGTCGTCGACCCGTCGGTGGAGGTGCTCGCCCGCTACACCGGCGCGGGCACCGACCCGGGTGCGCCGGACCTGGCCGGGCTGCCCGCGGTGACCCGGCGCCCGGCCGGACGGGGCTCGGCGAGCTACGTCTCGACCCGGCTCGCCGACCGCGCCCCGCTGCTCGGACGGCTGCTGCGCCGGGCCGGGATCGTGCCGGAGCTGCCGGGGGAGCTGTGCGGCCGGGTGGAGCTGGTCCGCCGCGAGGGCTTCCGGTTCCTGGTGAACCGGGGCGACACCCCCGTCGACCTGACCCCGCTCGGAGAGGCCGAGACCCTGGCCGGCCTGCCGCCGACCGTGCTGCCCCCACGCGGGGCGACGGTCCTGCGCGACTGA
- a CDS encoding HPr family phosphocarrier protein, producing MAERRVKVGSSVGLHARPANLFCTAAKQQPAKVTIATADGTRGPVDAASILSVMGLGVQSGEEVVLTAADDADGEAAVAALAELLEQDMDAAPA from the coding sequence ATGGCCGAGCGCCGCGTGAAGGTCGGTTCGTCCGTAGGGCTGCACGCCCGCCCCGCCAACCTGTTCTGCACCGCCGCCAAGCAGCAGCCCGCGAAGGTCACCATCGCGACCGCGGACGGCACCCGCGGGCCGGTGGACGCCGCGTCCATCCTGTCCGTGATGGGCCTCGGGGTGCAGTCCGGTGAGGAGGTCGTCCTCACGGCCGCCGACGACGCCGACGGCGAGGCCGCCGTCGCCGCCCTGGCGGAGCTGCTGGAGCAGGACATGGACGCCGCCCCCGCCTGA
- a CDS encoding PTS fructose transporter subunit IIC has protein sequence MKLLAVTACPTGIAHTYMAAEALEVAAEEAGHEIVVETQGSAGSTPFTAEQLAEAEAIILAADVEVRDKERFAHLPTVTSPVKKAIGGAPGLIEQAVAKAGEQPAGAPVASAPAAGGGEMETKHFGSGFGSKLRGWLMTGVSYVIPFVAAGGLLIALGFALGGYQITDYPDIVSIDDSNVASINFDAGSLAAWAALSFQIGSLAFGFLVPVLAGFIAYAIADRPALVPGFVGGMIAVNTQAGFLGGLVAGLLAGAVIYGLKLWQPPRALAGIMPVLVLPLIGTAVVGAIMFLVVGQPLAAATTGLTGWLNGLSGTNAVLLGALLGLMMAFDMGGPVNKAAYAFAVAGLSTGSETALLIMAAVMAAGMTPPLALALASTVRKNLFTRAEQENGRAAWLLGASFITEGAIPFAAGDPLRVIPSLMAGSAVTGALSMAFGSTLRAPHGGIFVVPLIGNPFAYLLAIVAGTLVSAALVVALKSARRTPAEPAPAAVADTPSAAPVAG, from the coding sequence GTGAAGCTCCTCGCCGTGACCGCGTGCCCGACCGGCATCGCGCACACCTACATGGCCGCCGAGGCCCTCGAGGTCGCCGCCGAGGAGGCCGGCCACGAGATCGTCGTCGAGACCCAGGGCTCGGCCGGGTCCACCCCCTTCACCGCGGAGCAGCTCGCCGAGGCCGAGGCGATCATCCTGGCCGCCGACGTCGAGGTCCGGGACAAGGAGCGCTTCGCGCACCTGCCGACGGTGACCAGCCCGGTCAAGAAGGCCATCGGCGGCGCGCCGGGACTGATCGAGCAGGCCGTCGCGAAGGCGGGCGAGCAGCCGGCCGGTGCGCCGGTCGCGTCGGCCCCCGCCGCAGGCGGCGGGGAGATGGAGACCAAGCACTTCGGTTCGGGGTTCGGTTCGAAGCTGCGCGGCTGGCTGATGACGGGTGTCTCCTACGTCATCCCGTTCGTCGCCGCGGGCGGCCTGCTGATCGCGCTGGGCTTCGCCCTCGGCGGCTACCAGATCACCGACTACCCGGACATCGTCTCCATCGACGACAGCAACGTCGCCTCGATCAACTTCGACGCGGGGTCGCTGGCCGCGTGGGCCGCGCTGTCGTTCCAGATCGGCTCGCTGGCCTTCGGGTTCCTGGTGCCGGTGCTCGCGGGCTTCATCGCCTACGCCATCGCCGACCGGCCCGCACTGGTGCCCGGCTTCGTCGGCGGCATGATCGCCGTCAACACCCAGGCCGGGTTCCTCGGCGGCCTGGTCGCCGGCCTGCTCGCCGGTGCGGTGATCTACGGCCTGAAGCTCTGGCAGCCACCCCGCGCGCTCGCCGGGATCATGCCGGTGCTGGTGCTGCCGCTGATCGGCACGGCCGTGGTCGGCGCGATCATGTTCCTGGTCGTCGGCCAGCCGCTCGCGGCCGCCACGACCGGCCTGACCGGCTGGCTCAACGGGCTGTCCGGCACGAACGCGGTGCTGCTCGGCGCCCTGCTCGGCCTGATGATGGCCTTCGACATGGGCGGCCCGGTGAACAAGGCCGCGTACGCCTTCGCCGTCGCCGGGCTCTCGACCGGCTCCGAGACCGCGCTGCTGATCATGGCAGCCGTGATGGCGGCCGGCATGACGCCGCCGCTGGCGCTGGCGCTGGCCAGCACCGTCCGGAAGAACCTGTTCACCCGGGCCGAGCAGGAGAACGGCCGCGCGGCCTGGCTGCTCGGCGCCTCCTTCATCACCGAGGGCGCGATCCCGTTCGCCGCGGGCGACCCGCTGCGGGTCATCCCGTCGCTGATGGCGGGCTCCGCGGTCACCGGTGCGCTGTCGATGGCCTTCGGGTCGACGCTGCGTGCCCCGCACGGCGGCATCTTCGTGGTCCCGCTGATCGGCAACCCGTTCGCGTACCTGCTGGCGATCGTCGCCGGGACGCTGGTCTCCGCCGCACTCGTCGTGGCGCTGAAGTCGGCCCGGCGCACCCCGGCCGAGCCCGCCCCGGCCGCCGTCGCCGACACCCCGTCCGCCGCCCCGGTCGCGGGCTGA
- a CDS encoding PTS sugar transporter subunit IIA, with product MTALITADLVDLDVPSADRTATVTALAQRLVDAGRVTDLDRFLADIEAREAQMPTGLEGGIGIPHCRSSAVTEPSLAFGRSSSGVDFGAEDGPATLIFMIAAPEGGNTDHMTVLAALARRLVRASFKNELLGATDDAAVAAFIQQEVGA from the coding sequence ATGACCGCACTGATCACCGCTGATCTGGTCGACCTCGACGTGCCGTCGGCCGACCGCACCGCCACCGTCACCGCGCTCGCGCAGCGCCTCGTCGACGCCGGACGGGTCACCGACCTGGACCGGTTCCTCGCCGACATCGAGGCCCGCGAGGCCCAGATGCCGACCGGCCTGGAGGGCGGGATCGGCATCCCGCACTGCCGCTCGTCGGCCGTCACCGAGCCCAGCCTGGCGTTCGGCCGCAGCAGCAGCGGCGTCGACTTCGGCGCCGAGGACGGCCCGGCCACCCTGATCTTCATGATCGCCGCCCCGGAGGGCGGGAACACCGACCACATGACGGTGCTGGCCGCGCTGGCCCGCCGCCTCGTCCGGGCCTCGTTCAAGAACGAGCTGCTCGGTGCCACCGACGACGCCGCCGTCGCGGCCTTCATCCAGCAGGAGGTGGGAGCGTGA
- the pfkB gene encoding 1-phosphofructokinase, which yields MFVTVTPNPSLDRTVELPHLVRGAVHRATSVRVDPGGKGVNVARALAAAGHRVVALMPSGAAPGERLAALLEPTDVTTVAVPVGEATRVNITLVEPDGVTTKINEAGPRLTPDEAEALLDRAQTLGAGATWLVGCGSLPRGVGDDAYAELVRRCRRPGLRIAVDTSGAPLHHAVAAGPDLVKPNHAELAELVGRPLGSLGDVLVAARELRARGIGAVLVSLGAGGALLVDRSGEYHARTPPIAVRSTVGAGDSTLAGFLAAGGEGPDALRQAVAHGAAACRLPGSVTPGPADIRIDDVELAPTPDVTLALTGDAA from the coding sequence ATGTTCGTCACGGTCACGCCGAACCCGAGCCTGGACCGCACGGTCGAGCTGCCGCACCTGGTCCGCGGGGCGGTGCACCGCGCCACGTCCGTCCGGGTCGATCCGGGCGGGAAGGGCGTCAACGTCGCCCGCGCGCTCGCCGCGGCCGGGCACCGGGTGGTGGCGCTGATGCCGTCCGGCGCCGCGCCGGGCGAGCGGCTCGCCGCCCTCCTGGAGCCCACCGACGTCACCACCGTCGCGGTGCCCGTCGGCGAGGCCACCCGGGTCAACATCACCCTGGTCGAGCCGGACGGCGTCACCACCAAGATCAACGAGGCGGGCCCGCGGCTGACCCCGGACGAGGCCGAGGCACTCCTCGACCGGGCACAGACCCTCGGCGCGGGCGCCACGTGGCTGGTCGGCTGCGGGTCGCTGCCCCGCGGGGTCGGCGACGACGCGTACGCCGAGCTGGTGCGGCGCTGCCGCCGGCCCGGCCTTCGGATCGCCGTCGACACCTCGGGTGCCCCGCTGCACCACGCGGTGGCGGCCGGGCCCGATCTCGTGAAGCCCAACCACGCCGAGCTGGCCGAGCTCGTCGGGCGCCCGCTGGGCAGCCTCGGCGACGTGCTGGTGGCGGCCCGCGAGCTGCGTGCCCGCGGGATCGGCGCGGTCCTGGTCAGCCTGGGTGCCGGAGGCGCCCTGCTGGTCGACCGGTCCGGCGAGTACCACGCCCGGACCCCTCCGATCGCCGTGCGCAGCACGGTCGGCGCCGGCGACTCCACCCTGGCCGGGTTCCTGGCCGCGGGCGGGGAGGGTCCGGACGCCCTGCGACAGGCCGTCGCCCACGGCGCCGCCGCCTGCCGCCTGCCCGGATCCGTCACGCCGGGCCCGGCCGACATCCGTATCGACGACGTCGAACTGGCACCCACGCCGGACGTCACCCTCGCCCTCACCGGAGATGCCGCATGA
- a CDS encoding DeoR/GlpR family DNA-binding transcription regulator: MYAAERQQWLLDRTRDRGRVDVAAVAEELDVTPETIRRDLGGLERQGLVRRVHGGAIPSDLLNFEPGVGQRDSQYGAEKERIAKAAVAELGTAATILLDAGTTTSRLAGALPRERDLTVVTNSLPIASSLAGRPNVHLRLLGGRVRGTTLATVDDWANSVLADLVVDVAFLGTNGFSPTRGLTTPDPDEGATKRAMLRAARRSVVLADASKFGADQFVRFGTPAEIDTLITDTGLDPADAAALEAAGPKVVRA; the protein is encoded by the coding sequence ATGTACGCAGCGGAGCGTCAGCAGTGGCTGCTCGACCGGACCCGGGACCGGGGCCGGGTCGACGTGGCCGCCGTCGCCGAGGAGCTCGATGTCACCCCCGAGACGATCCGCCGCGACCTCGGTGGGCTGGAGCGGCAGGGCCTGGTGCGCCGGGTGCACGGCGGCGCCATCCCGTCCGACCTGCTGAACTTCGAGCCGGGCGTCGGCCAGCGCGACAGCCAGTACGGCGCGGAGAAGGAGCGGATCGCGAAGGCCGCGGTCGCCGAGCTCGGCACCGCCGCGACGATCCTGCTCGACGCCGGCACCACCACCTCCCGCCTGGCCGGGGCGCTGCCGCGGGAGCGGGACCTCACCGTCGTCACCAACTCGCTCCCGATCGCGTCGTCGCTCGCCGGACGCCCGAACGTGCACCTGAGGCTGCTCGGCGGCCGGGTCCGCGGGACCACCCTCGCGACCGTCGACGACTGGGCGAACAGCGTGCTCGCCGATCTCGTCGTCGACGTCGCGTTCCTCGGCACCAACGGCTTCTCCCCCACCCGGGGCCTCACCACCCCGGACCCGGACGAGGGCGCGACCAAGCGGGCGATGCTCCGCGCCGCCCGCCGGTCGGTCGTCCTGGCCGACGCGAGCAAGTTCGGCGCCGACCAGTTCGTCCGCTTCGGGACGCCCGCCGAGATCGACACCCTGATCACCGACACCGGCCTCGACCCGGCGGACGCCGCCGCGCTGGAGGCCGCCGGACCGAAGGTGGTGCGCGCATGA